A region from the Vibrio sp. SS-MA-C1-2 genome encodes:
- a CDS encoding MarR family winged helix-turn-helix transcriptional regulator, with product MPKSRTLESLFQLSHSLKRAIHDHVESLGLAITPMHVRVLKVINHLPNCTAIDISHRLNRDKGQVTRLLNTLIEQDLISKQPNPNDKRSQCLIIEQQGKQILEKIKNLDQTVLKQTTTDISEQELEVFIRTLNKMNDNLSSK from the coding sequence ATGCCTAAATCCCGAACCTTAGAAAGTTTGTTCCAACTCTCTCACTCTTTAAAAAGAGCCATTCATGACCATGTTGAAAGCTTAGGATTGGCGATAACTCCAATGCATGTTCGAGTGTTAAAAGTGATTAACCATCTTCCTAACTGTACGGCGATCGATATTTCTCACCGACTTAATCGAGATAAAGGACAAGTGACTCGACTACTTAATACTCTTATTGAGCAAGATTTGATTTCTAAACAACCAAACCCTAATGATAAACGTAGTCAATGTTTGATAATTGAACAACAAGGGAAGCAAATTCTTGAGAAAATTAAAAATTTAGATCAGACCGTATTAAAGCAAACGACGACTGATATTTCAGAGCAAGAGTTGGAAGTCTTTATTCGTACACTCAATAAAATGAATGATAATTTAAGTAGTAAGTAG
- a CDS encoding universal stress protein: MSYKHILVAADFTDESKILLNKAVDLAKDLQAKLSVVHVEPDLSDFYTGMIEIDLKKRANDVEHELVIEMKAFLETLNYPITEHRLCNGAVAKEVEKTITNINADLLVLGQHKTSSLFQLFFSATEPLIHDMPCDITLIKL, encoded by the coding sequence ATGAGTTATAAACATATTCTTGTAGCAGCAGATTTTACCGATGAATCAAAGATTTTATTGAATAAAGCTGTCGATTTGGCAAAAGATCTGCAAGCAAAATTAAGCGTTGTTCATGTAGAACCTGATCTTTCAGATTTTTATACCGGAATGATTGAGATTGATTTAAAGAAACGAGCGAATGACGTCGAACACGAGCTTGTCATCGAGATGAAAGCGTTTCTAGAGACGTTAAACTACCCTATTACAGAGCATCGACTTTGTAACGGAGCAGTCGCTAAAGAGGTAGAAAAGACAATAACAAATATCAATGCTGATCTTTTAGTGCTTGGACAACATAAAACTTCATCTTTGTTTCAATTGTTTTTCTCTGCAACAGAGCCATTAATCCATGATATGCCATGTGATATCACATTGATTAAGCTCTAA
- the dgcA gene encoding N-acetyl-D-Glu racemase DgcA, producing MKLSIRQKQWKINGSFTISRGSKTHADVVIVELAEHLLTDREDSQNSWIIGRGECVPYARYGESIQSVIEQIEAVRPQIENASLTHQQLLSLLPAGAARNAIDCALWDLTCKRNQQSIWQQLNINPQPLITAFTLSIGSIEEMQQTAKINASRPLLKLKLAGDSLDLARVRAVRDAAPKSKIILDANEAWTEEIYRNLIPQLLPLDITMIEQPFAADNDDILTTLPQPIPICADESCHGQESLPSLATKYQMINIKLDKTGGLTEAFAVKQQAQDLGLKIMIGCMVGSSLSMAPASVIAQDADIVDLDGPLLLAEDIDSGIEFEGSIMMPFSDELWG from the coding sequence ATGAAGCTCTCTATCCGTCAAAAACAGTGGAAAATTAATGGTTCATTTACTATCTCGCGTGGCAGTAAAACCCATGCAGATGTGGTGATTGTCGAGTTAGCCGAACATCTGTTAACGGATAGAGAGGATTCTCAAAATAGCTGGATTATTGGTCGGGGGGAATGTGTCCCCTATGCGCGTTATGGTGAGTCTATTCAGTCCGTGATTGAGCAGATTGAAGCGGTTCGTCCTCAAATAGAAAACGCGTCACTGACTCATCAACAATTACTGTCATTATTGCCTGCAGGTGCTGCTCGTAATGCCATCGATTGTGCGCTATGGGATCTGACTTGCAAACGAAATCAACAATCAATTTGGCAGCAATTAAATATTAATCCTCAACCATTAATCACCGCATTTACTCTCTCTATTGGCTCGATTGAGGAGATGCAACAAACCGCAAAAATTAACGCCTCTCGTCCCTTATTAAAACTCAAACTTGCTGGTGATAGTTTGGATCTCGCACGAGTTAGAGCCGTACGAGATGCAGCCCCCAAAAGCAAAATTATTCTTGATGCTAACGAAGCTTGGACAGAAGAGATCTATCGTAATCTGATTCCTCAACTACTCCCTCTTGATATCACGATGATTGAACAACCATTTGCTGCTGATAATGACGATATTCTTACAACACTTCCCCAGCCTATTCCTATCTGTGCTGATGAATCGTGTCATGGCCAAGAATCCTTACCAAGCCTCGCCACCAAATATCAAATGATCAATATTAAACTAGATAAAACAGGCGGATTAACCGAAGCATTCGCGGTAAAGCAACAAGCTCAAGATTTAGGATTAAAGATTATGATTGGCTGCATGGTAGGTTCTTCTTTAAGTATGGCTCCCGCTTCTGTTATTGCTCAAGATGCTGATATTGTCGATTTAGACGGACCGTTATTACTCGCCGAAGACATAGATTCAGGGATTGAATTTGAAGGCAGTATCATGATGCCATTTAGTGATGAGTTGTGGGGATAA
- a CDS encoding ABC transporter substrate-binding protein, giving the protein MKRWTLTLTAALLASSFNSIAAQIPEGVTLAKQQHLTRGNDAEVATLDPANAEGMPEIHVLRDLFEGLVIQDSDGNVIPGVAASWETRDNKTFTFHLRPDLKWSNGDPLTADDFVYSLKRAASPDFASANGWYLKLTKIKNMADILEGKADLDSLGIKALDDQTLQYTLETQVPYFVAMMAHTSMMPIHQASVEKYGVKWTHPENMVSNGAYTLKNWVVNERIDLAKNNRYWDAEETVITDVTYIPFESQTAAMNRYMAGEVDITSDVPTQMAKKLQKEYRDAYTVVPLLCTYYYTFNTTKAPFDDPRVRKAVSYSIMRDVITNGITNTGNVPAYTFAHKYVAGFKATQPEYSQWTQKQRDQKAQQLLAEAGYNQDNPLKFHLLYNTSESHKAIATAIAAMLKNNLKAEVELENQEWKSYLVSRRQGAFDVLRSSWCGDYNEASTFLSLMTSGNSGNYARFSDPEYDNVIEQALLSTNQQQRNSYYDKAEQILSAEMPIAPIYDYMQARLVRPTVGGFPLNNVEGRIYSKNLYIKASK; this is encoded by the coding sequence ATGAAGAGATGGACCTTAACATTAACTGCTGCACTGCTTGCATCGAGTTTTAATTCAATCGCCGCTCAAATTCCTGAAGGGGTAACATTAGCAAAACAACAACACCTCACTCGCGGAAATGATGCAGAAGTAGCAACCCTAGATCCTGCCAATGCGGAAGGTATGCCTGAAATTCATGTGTTACGCGACCTCTTTGAAGGCTTAGTTATTCAAGACAGTGATGGCAATGTTATCCCAGGTGTCGCCGCCTCTTGGGAAACCCGTGATAATAAAACGTTCACCTTCCATCTTCGTCCGGATTTAAAATGGTCAAATGGCGATCCCCTTACTGCTGATGATTTTGTCTATAGTTTAAAACGCGCAGCATCACCTGACTTTGCTTCGGCTAACGGTTGGTATTTAAAGCTAACAAAAATCAAAAATATGGCTGATATCTTAGAAGGTAAAGCAGATTTAGATAGCCTCGGCATTAAAGCGTTAGATGACCAAACATTACAATACACCTTAGAAACTCAAGTTCCCTATTTTGTCGCAATGATGGCACATACTTCGATGATGCCTATTCATCAAGCCAGTGTTGAAAAGTATGGCGTAAAATGGACGCATCCTGAAAACATGGTTTCAAACGGTGCTTATACTCTTAAAAACTGGGTTGTTAATGAGAGAATCGATCTTGCAAAAAATAACCGATATTGGGATGCTGAAGAGACCGTTATTACTGATGTGACCTATATTCCGTTTGAAAGCCAAACCGCAGCGATGAACCGTTATATGGCAGGTGAAGTCGATATCACTTCGGATGTCCCTACGCAAATGGCTAAAAAGTTACAAAAAGAGTATCGTGATGCTTATACTGTCGTTCCGCTACTTTGTACTTATTACTACACCTTCAACACCACTAAAGCACCTTTTGATGATCCACGAGTAAGAAAAGCGGTCTCTTATTCAATTATGCGTGATGTGATCACCAACGGGATCACTAACACAGGTAACGTTCCAGCTTATACTTTTGCCCATAAATATGTTGCCGGTTTTAAAGCAACGCAACCAGAATATAGTCAATGGACACAAAAACAGCGAGACCAAAAAGCTCAACAACTGTTAGCGGAAGCTGGATACAATCAAGATAACCCACTAAAATTCCACCTGCTTTATAACACCAGCGAAAGCCACAAAGCGATTGCTACTGCCATTGCTGCGATGCTAAAAAATAACCTCAAGGCCGAGGTTGAACTAGAGAACCAAGAGTGGAAATCCTATTTAGTTTCTCGTCGCCAAGGTGCATTTGATGTCTTACGTTCATCATGGTGTGGTGATTATAATGAAGCGTCAACGTTCTTATCATTAATGACATCAGGTAACTCTGGAAATTACGCCCGATTTAGTGACCCAGAGTACGATAACGTGATTGAACAGGCGCTACTATCCACCAACCAGCAACAACGAAATAGCTATTACGATAAAGCAGAACAGATATTGAGTGCCGAAATGCCAATTGCACCGATTTATGACTACATGCAAGCTCGATTAGTACGCCCAACGGTTGGTGGTTTCCCTCTGAATAATGTTGAAGGCCGTATCTACTCTAAAAACCTTTATATTAAGGCAAGTAAATAA
- a CDS encoding carboxylesterase yields MSSALFSLFTDTLRSIKNLCSKPHRIFLLCLLLFITACSNKEAPEYQSSSHLPSYQQANFSMYVEDQQAWLSENRAFITDDKALEITLNSPFELKPERPNGKAVLLVHGLSDSPYSFHDVANHLVQRGYLVRAILLPGHGSKAGDLTLATYQDWQQAVAHHIELLKKQYDQIWLGGYSTGTNLVTAYALEKSDKIAGLLLFSPAFEPESSQVKYAPLASYFVKWADKDPEDNLLRYNSLAMNGVAAYYQTVKSVQDELEQHQFNKPVVMIVSEADSVIDGNYAAEAFDKHFTNPNNKVIWFGEDKPTNITEQGTDQVTLLPMPIEGSHISNASHMAMLFDPQNPYYGTEGSILVCNNGQTEAMASICQDGGDVWYSAWGYQEEGKVHARLTFNPYYSEMLAIIDHVMSHDSAQSVNTTEK; encoded by the coding sequence ATGTCCTCTGCGCTTTTTTCTTTATTTACCGATACGTTGAGGTCAATAAAAAACCTTTGTAGCAAGCCTCATAGAATTTTCTTACTTTGTTTACTGCTGTTTATTACTGCCTGTTCGAACAAGGAAGCGCCAGAGTACCAAAGCTCATCTCACCTTCCCTCTTATCAGCAAGCCAACTTTTCAATGTATGTTGAAGATCAGCAAGCTTGGTTATCAGAGAATCGTGCTTTTATTACTGATGACAAGGCTCTGGAAATCACCCTCAACAGTCCTTTTGAATTAAAACCAGAACGACCAAATGGTAAAGCGGTACTATTAGTTCATGGATTAAGTGATTCACCTTATTCGTTCCATGATGTTGCCAATCATTTAGTCCAGCGAGGCTATTTAGTTCGTGCGATCCTTCTTCCGGGACATGGCAGTAAAGCAGGTGATTTGACGTTAGCAACTTATCAAGATTGGCAACAAGCCGTAGCGCATCATATTGAATTACTTAAAAAGCAGTATGATCAAATTTGGCTTGGTGGCTATTCAACGGGTACGAACTTAGTGACAGCTTACGCCCTAGAAAAGTCGGATAAAATTGCTGGATTATTACTGTTCTCCCCCGCATTTGAACCTGAGTCATCTCAGGTTAAATATGCACCTCTCGCCAGCTATTTTGTTAAATGGGCAGATAAAGACCCTGAAGACAACTTACTACGCTATAACTCGTTGGCGATGAATGGGGTTGCTGCTTATTATCAGACCGTGAAATCGGTACAAGATGAGTTAGAACAGCATCAGTTTAATAAGCCTGTCGTTATGATTGTCAGTGAAGCAGACAGTGTTATCGATGGAAACTACGCTGCTGAAGCATTTGATAAGCACTTTACTAACCCCAACAATAAAGTGATTTGGTTTGGGGAAGATAAACCAACAAATATAACGGAACAAGGTACAGATCAAGTGACGCTTTTACCTATGCCAATTGAAGGCTCGCATATTTCAAATGCCTCCCATATGGCGATGCTATTTGACCCTCAAAACCCTTATTACGGTACAGAAGGATCTATTCTAGTTTGTAATAATGGACAAACTGAAGCCATGGCCTCTATTTGTCAGGATGGTGGTGATGTTTGGTATTCGGCTTGGGGATATCAAGAGGAAGGAAAGGTACATGCCCGTTTAACATTTAATCCCTATTACAGCGAAATGTTAGCGATTATTGACCATGTCATGTCTCATGATTCTGCTCAGTCTGTTAATACGACAGAAAAATAA
- a CDS encoding pentapeptide repeat-containing protein, which produces MDIIADNQEFYDVVFRKEELIEREFINIEFEGCQFEECDFSSSQFKNCKFNDCEFTRCNLSLIDFSNSVLFEIAFRECKLVGVDWTKAVWASYHVAFELSFHQCVMNDNSFFGLTLNELHLNECKLHDVDFREGNFNQSVMTGSDFAYSQFMRTQLRDSDFTDATNYAINPLENEIKGAKFSRYDALNLLESLGIELVD; this is translated from the coding sequence ATGGATATAATTGCTGATAATCAAGAGTTCTATGATGTTGTCTTTAGAAAAGAGGAGCTGATTGAGCGCGAGTTTATTAATATTGAATTTGAAGGTTGCCAGTTTGAAGAGTGTGACTTCTCTTCATCTCAATTTAAAAACTGTAAATTTAATGATTGCGAATTTACTCGTTGTAATTTGAGCTTAATCGATTTTTCTAACAGCGTGTTATTTGAAATTGCCTTTCGTGAGTGTAAATTAGTTGGTGTTGATTGGACCAAAGCAGTATGGGCTTCTTATCATGTCGCTTTCGAGTTGAGTTTTCATCAATGTGTGATGAATGACAACTCTTTCTTTGGCTTAACCTTAAATGAGCTTCACCTCAATGAATGTAAATTGCATGATGTCGATTTTCGAGAAGGCAATTTCAATCAATCTGTGATGACAGGTTCTGACTTCGCTTATAGTCAATTTATGCGTACTCAATTGCGAGACAGTGATTTCACCGACGCCACTAATTATGCCATTAATCCGTTAGAGAACGAGATTAAAGGAGCGAAATTTTCTCGCTATGATGCATTGAATCTATTAGAGAGTTTAGGCATCGAGCTGGTGGATTAA
- a CDS encoding DUF1513 domain-containing protein, whose amino-acid sequence MSITTTDEWVIATSPRGNCYGIWSQKSGELLELASLSDTSGICSHGNQFAISSGSGVIVIADERQSRAQRKRKVTSIVWDNHWSRIS is encoded by the coding sequence TTGAGTATCACCACTACTGATGAGTGGGTGATTGCGACATCTCCAAGAGGCAATTGCTATGGAATTTGGTCACAGAAGAGTGGTGAATTATTAGAGTTAGCCTCTCTTTCTGATACTTCTGGTATTTGCAGTCATGGAAATCAGTTCGCGATTAGTTCGGGAAGTGGTGTCATTGTTATTGCAGATGAAAGGCAATCGCGGGCGCAGAGGAAACGTAAAGTAACATCGATTGTTTGGGATAACCATTGGAGCCGAATTAGCTAA
- a CDS encoding YrhK family protein: MPHLFVNRERVHDVVNQKPELKQQFLWETINAIVYKIGGIIFIAGSVCFLPRFEAHVDLGAILFVIGSILYLIVSLHDIIEVNTYRKKNNEYSRELHLEYIASFCYFIGSVLFTAGSIFFLKEVDMVTAGAWMFIIGSGLFVYGAATNVARILYEGSTLTLQLMNLTALTFVVGSVLFLIASVPYLWHIDTGHDSYQLFRYLAWQYIIGSALFLLGGFTNYWRAFLIMRHQLNEAEQLIKDTKQNKIDK, from the coding sequence ATGCCACACCTTTTTGTTAACCGAGAACGAGTCCATGATGTCGTTAATCAAAAGCCAGAGTTAAAGCAACAATTCCTTTGGGAAACGATTAACGCCATTGTCTATAAAATCGGTGGCATTATATTTATTGCAGGGAGTGTCTGCTTTCTTCCTCGTTTCGAAGCTCATGTTGACCTTGGGGCTATTTTATTTGTTATCGGATCGATTCTCTATCTGATTGTCTCTCTTCATGACATCATTGAGGTGAATACCTACCGAAAAAAGAATAATGAATACAGCCGAGAACTTCATTTGGAGTATATTGCCTCTTTTTGTTATTTCATTGGTTCTGTATTATTTACAGCAGGTAGTATTTTCTTTTTAAAAGAAGTCGATATGGTTACAGCGGGTGCATGGATGTTTATTATCGGCAGCGGGTTATTTGTTTATGGTGCAGCAACCAATGTTGCTCGAATACTGTATGAAGGATCGACATTAACGTTGCAGCTAATGAATCTGACAGCGTTAACCTTTGTTGTCGGCTCAGTACTTTTCCTTATCGCATCAGTACCCTATTTATGGCATATCGATACAGGTCACGACTCTTATCAATTATTTAGATATCTTGCTTGGCAATACATTATTGGCAGCGCGCTCTTTTTATTAGGCGGTTTTACCAATTATTGGCGTGCCTTTTTAATTATGCGACACCAATTAAATGAAGCAGAGCAATTAATTAAAGACACTAAACAGAATAAGATAGACAAATAA
- the mpaA gene encoding murein tripeptide amidase MpaA, with protein sequence MVKCRLEQDRANFIVKQQLFGTSMLGAPLFYFPAEIDTPERGLIIAGTHGDETASMMLISSALRTLDTNQLKHDVILSLNPDGNQLSTRANGNGVDLNRAFPTRNWLPDDTVYRWSIESPTRKVTIKTGDNLNLEPEVSGLMSLIAERKPKFVVSFHEPLACIDTEISSPLVDWMSKAYQLPVVGSVGYPTPGSFGTWCTEQQLPCITVELPDISSDAAVKQYLDATLELLNY encoded by the coding sequence ATGGTGAAATGTCGATTAGAACAAGATAGAGCGAACTTTATTGTTAAACAACAGTTGTTTGGGACTTCTATGTTAGGTGCACCATTATTCTATTTCCCTGCTGAAATCGATACGCCAGAAAGAGGTTTAATTATTGCAGGGACTCATGGTGATGAAACTGCTTCGATGATGTTGATCTCTTCTGCCTTGCGAACCCTCGACACGAATCAATTAAAGCACGATGTAATTCTTTCATTAAATCCTGATGGTAATCAACTTTCAACGCGAGCTAACGGTAATGGTGTTGATCTTAATCGAGCATTTCCAACTCGCAATTGGTTACCTGATGATACGGTTTATCGTTGGAGCATTGAAAGCCCTACGCGCAAGGTTACGATTAAAACGGGTGATAACCTTAATTTAGAACCAGAAGTATCAGGTTTAATGTCATTGATCGCAGAACGAAAGCCTAAATTTGTTGTGAGCTTTCATGAGCCGTTAGCCTGTATTGACACAGAGATCAGCTCGCCACTCGTTGATTGGATGTCAAAAGCGTACCAACTCCCTGTCGTAGGTTCCGTCGGTTATCCAACCCCTGGGTCATTTGGTACTTGGTGTACTGAACAACAACTTCCTTGTATTACGGTCGAGTTACCAGACATTTCCAGTGATGCAGCAGTTAAACAGTATCTTGATGCAACACTGGAGTTGTTGAATTATTAA